One Deltaproteobacteria bacterium DNA segment encodes these proteins:
- a CDS encoding mitochondrial fission ELM1 family protein, which produces MSPDQKTEPLKVAAFWDTRPGHRKQTSGVLTALSARTPIVVHDFSLPYYSLGASVADWAKLVGHLAGLPVSVPHFEANRPVPPRFDLILGTGSHTHVPMTLFKRRLGGRLVTCMTPDPLLSGFFDLCLVPEHDRPKPRENVFLTLGPPNPSPKDGPHRTDTGLILVGGVDEKSHEWDPAATVSQISAIARNHPKVFWTVSSSPRTPADMLPALERLTGLHSNLSFFRSADTPPGWVEERYAESAFVWVTADSVSMIYEALTAGCVVGVMPVKWKKPDGKIPYGLQRLRDKGMIIDFDAWLKNPDDRPTPFCLDEAGRSADEILRRFFPDRLK; this is translated from the coding sequence GTGAGCCCTGACCAAAAAACAGAGCCCCTGAAGGTCGCGGCCTTCTGGGACACACGGCCCGGACACAGAAAGCAGACGTCGGGGGTCCTGACAGCCCTTTCAGCACGAACGCCCATAGTCGTCCACGATTTTTCGCTTCCCTACTATAGCCTGGGCGCTTCTGTGGCCGACTGGGCGAAACTTGTCGGCCATCTCGCGGGCCTTCCGGTTTCCGTTCCCCACTTTGAGGCCAACCGGCCCGTGCCGCCCCGGTTCGACCTCATTCTCGGCACGGGAAGCCACACCCACGTTCCCATGACCCTTTTTAAAAGGAGGCTCGGCGGACGCCTTGTAACCTGCATGACGCCCGACCCACTGCTTTCCGGCTTCTTCGACCTGTGCCTGGTTCCAGAACACGACAGGCCAAAGCCCCGGGAAAACGTGTTTCTCACCCTGGGCCCGCCCAACCCTTCGCCCAAGGACGGCCCCCATCGAACGGACACGGGCCTGATACTTGTGGGCGGGGTGGATGAGAAATCCCACGAGTGGGACCCGGCGGCCACCGTTTCGCAAATTTCCGCCATTGCCCGAAACCATCCAAAGGTTTTCTGGACGGTCTCCTCATCCCCCAGAACCCCGGCTGACATGCTCCCCGCCCTTGAAAGGCTTACCGGCCTTCACTCCAATTTGAGCTTTTTCCGTTCGGCGGACACCCCCCCCGGCTGGGTGGAGGAACGCTATGCCGAAAGCGCCTTCGTGTGGGTTACAGCCGACTCTGTTTCAATGATTTACGAGGCGCTCACGGCGGGATGCGTGGTTGGGGTGATGCCGGTGAAATGGAAAAAGCCCGACGGAAAGATACCGTACGGGCTTCAAAGGCTTCGGGACAAGGGAATGATAATCGATTTTGACGCCTGGCTGAAAAACCCCGACGACCGGCCCACCCCCTTCTGCCTGGACGAGGCCGGACGCTCGGCTGACGAAATCCTCCGCCGCTTCTTCCCGGACAGATTGAAATAA